From a single Streptomyces sp. NBC_00377 genomic region:
- the ehuC gene encoding ectoine/hydroxyectoine ABC transporter permease subunit EhuC codes for MTSGLWELVLRGVWATVQLLVFSALLGAAVSFLVGIARTHRLWIVRFLAGFYTEVFRGTSALVMIFWVFFVLPPAFGWQLVPMWAGTLALGLTYGAYGAEIVRGGLQAVDPAQREGGVALGFTPGQRMRKILLPQAVPEMIPPFSNLLVELLKGTALVSVMGMGDLAFSGNLVRLALQESAEIYTYVLLIYFVIAFLLTRVMRGLENHLKAGVR; via the coding sequence ATGACCTCCGGACTCTGGGAACTCGTCCTCAGGGGGGTCTGGGCGACCGTTCAACTGCTGGTGTTCAGCGCCCTGCTGGGCGCTGCCGTCTCCTTCCTCGTCGGGATCGCGCGGACCCACCGGCTGTGGATCGTCCGCTTCCTCGCGGGCTTCTACACCGAGGTGTTCCGCGGGACCTCGGCCCTCGTGATGATCTTCTGGGTGTTCTTCGTGCTGCCGCCCGCCTTCGGCTGGCAGCTGGTGCCGATGTGGGCGGGCACGCTCGCGCTCGGACTGACCTACGGCGCGTACGGCGCGGAGATCGTGCGCGGCGGGCTCCAGGCCGTCGACCCGGCGCAGCGGGAGGGCGGGGTCGCGCTCGGCTTCACGCCCGGGCAGCGGATGCGCAAGATCCTGCTGCCGCAGGCGGTGCCGGAGATGATCCCGCCGTTCTCCAACCTCCTCGTCGAGCTGCTCAAGGGCACCGCCCTGGTGTCCGTGATGGGCATGGGCGACCTGGCCTTCAGCGGCAACCTGGTCCGTCTCGCGCTCCAGGAGAGCGCGGAGATCTACACCTACGTACTGCTCATCTACTTCGTGATCGCGTTCCTGCTCACCCGGGTGATGCGCGGCCTCGAGAACCACCTGAAGGCGGGTGTGCGATGA
- the ehuB gene encoding ectoine/hydroxyectoine ABC transporter substrate-binding protein EhuB — MTGTTRRSLLAGVAALGTLGAAGCSRVATASAAPGGDLLERLRAQGVVRLGIAGEIPFGYIDRDGRLTGEAPELAKVIFKRLGVDEVQPVPTEFGSLIPGLGSQQFDVVAAGMYVNPDRCEQVIFADPDYQMLDAFIVRKGNPKGLNTYRDVVEKGARFATGTGYAEIQYAVEAGYDEGDILIVPDQVAGLNAVEAGRVDVFAGTALTAREVVKKSAKAEATKPFAPLVGGKPHVDGGAFAFRPTETKLRDAFNAELRKLKRSGELFRILRPFGFTEAEMTDLTAKELCGG, encoded by the coding sequence ATGACCGGAACCACGCGCCGATCGCTGCTCGCGGGGGTGGCGGCGCTCGGCACGCTGGGCGCCGCGGGCTGCTCACGGGTGGCGACGGCGTCGGCCGCGCCCGGCGGTGATCTGCTGGAAAGACTGCGCGCACAGGGTGTCGTACGGCTCGGGATAGCCGGCGAGATCCCCTTCGGGTACATCGACAGGGACGGCCGGCTGACGGGTGAGGCGCCCGAGCTGGCGAAGGTGATATTCAAGCGCCTCGGGGTCGACGAGGTGCAGCCCGTGCCCACCGAGTTCGGGTCGCTCATCCCGGGGCTCGGCTCCCAGCAGTTCGATGTGGTGGCCGCCGGGATGTACGTCAATCCCGACCGCTGCGAGCAGGTGATATTCGCCGACCCGGACTACCAGATGCTGGATGCCTTCATCGTCCGTAAGGGGAACCCGAAGGGGTTGAACACCTACCGGGACGTGGTGGAGAAGGGCGCCAGGTTCGCCACCGGGACCGGGTACGCCGAGATCCAGTACGCCGTGGAGGCGGGTTACGACGAGGGCGACATCCTCATCGTCCCCGACCAGGTCGCCGGGCTGAACGCCGTCGAGGCGGGGCGGGTCGACGTCTTCGCCGGTACCGCGCTCACCGCCCGTGAGGTCGTGAAGAAGTCCGCCAAGGCCGAGGCGACCAAGCCCTTCGCCCCGCTCGTCGGCGGCAAGCCGCATGTCGACGGCGGCGCGTTCGCGTTCCGGCCGACCGAGACGAAGCTGCGGGACGCCTTCAACGCGGAACTGCGGAAGCTGAAGAGGAGCGGCGAGCTGTTCCGCATCCTGCGGCCGTTCGGGTTCACCGAGGCCGAGATGACCGACCTGACCGCGAAGGAGCTGTGCGGCGGATGA
- a CDS encoding D-2-hydroxyacid dehydrogenase, which translates to MAVVPAGLPTLLVLDADPLPRLGRLTGRARVLHTDEASLAARLPAADVLLVWDFTSRAVRSAWPGDGPRPGWVHTASAGVDHLLCPELIASDTVVTNARGIFDEPIAEYVAALVLAMAKDLPRSWELQRRGEWRHRESVRVAGTRAVVVGSGPIGRAVARTLKALGMTAAVVGRVPRTGIHGPQDLDRLLARADWVIAAAPLTEQTRGMFDTRRFGVMQPSARFVNVGRGALVDEAALVAALERRWIAGAALDVLTSEPLPADSPLWRVPGLLISPHMSGDTVGRHDELGAQFVDLFERWAAGRPLKNVVDKQRGYVPGH; encoded by the coding sequence ATGGCCGTCGTCCCCGCAGGTCTGCCCACGCTTCTCGTGCTCGACGCCGATCCCCTCCCCCGTCTCGGCCGCCTCACCGGACGGGCCCGGGTGCTGCACACCGACGAGGCCTCCCTCGCCGCCCGGCTGCCGGCGGCGGACGTGCTGCTGGTCTGGGACTTCACCTCACGGGCGGTGCGCTCCGCATGGCCCGGCGACGGTCCGCGGCCGGGCTGGGTGCACACGGCGAGCGCCGGCGTGGACCACCTGCTGTGCCCCGAGCTCATCGCCTCGGACACGGTGGTGACGAACGCGCGCGGGATCTTCGACGAGCCGATCGCCGAATACGTCGCCGCGCTGGTCCTGGCGATGGCCAAGGACCTGCCGCGCAGTTGGGAGCTCCAGCGGCGCGGCGAGTGGCGGCACCGGGAGAGCGTGCGCGTCGCCGGGACCAGGGCCGTCGTCGTCGGGTCCGGGCCGATCGGACGGGCGGTCGCCCGCACGCTGAAGGCACTCGGCATGACCGCGGCCGTCGTCGGCCGTGTCCCGCGCACCGGCATCCACGGCCCCCAGGACCTGGACCGGCTCCTCGCCCGTGCCGACTGGGTGATCGCCGCCGCTCCGCTCACCGAGCAGACGCGCGGCATGTTCGACACCCGGCGGTTCGGTGTGATGCAGCCCTCCGCCCGGTTCGTGAACGTCGGCCGCGGGGCGCTGGTGGACGAGGCCGCCCTCGTGGCGGCCCTGGAACGGCGGTGGATCGCGGGCGCCGCCCTGGACGTCCTCACCAGCGAGCCCCTCCCCGCGGACAGCCCTCTGTGGCGGGTTCCGGGGCTGCTGATCTCGCCGCACATGAGCGGCGACACGGTCGGCCGGCACGATGAACTCGGCGCGCAGTTCGTGGACCTGTTCGAGCGCTGGGCGGCGGGCCGGCCGCTGAAGAACGTGGTCGACAAGCAGCGCGGGTACGTGCCCGGACACTGA
- a CDS encoding maleate cis-trans isomerase family protein, producing MTALGFLYPGHSAEDDYPRIEQLLGSDIRLDLVHTDVGEDAHRVDVLRQMGEPERLTKGVEQLRLAGAEAVVWACTSGGFVHGWEGAQEQVRTLATTAGMAASSTSFAFVHAAREIGAGRVAVGATYPDDVAGLFGDFLRAGGLEVTGVHGAGTGTAAEAGDWGEAEVFALARAADAPDAEAVLLPDTALHTVAYLPALEKELGKPVLTANQVTVWEALRLADRRVNAPGLGALFTREPPVQV from the coding sequence ATGACCGCACTCGGATTCCTCTACCCGGGCCACTCGGCCGAGGACGACTACCCCCGAATCGAGCAGCTCCTGGGCAGTGACATCCGGCTGGACCTGGTCCACACGGACGTCGGAGAGGACGCGCACCGGGTCGACGTGCTGCGGCAGATGGGCGAACCCGAGCGGCTGACGAAGGGTGTCGAGCAGCTGCGGCTGGCCGGCGCGGAGGCCGTCGTCTGGGCCTGCACCAGCGGCGGCTTCGTGCACGGCTGGGAGGGCGCCCAGGAGCAGGTGCGCACCCTGGCCACCACCGCCGGGATGGCGGCCTCCTCCACCTCCTTCGCCTTCGTGCACGCGGCCCGGGAGATCGGTGCCGGGCGGGTCGCCGTGGGGGCGACGTACCCGGACGACGTCGCCGGGCTGTTCGGCGACTTCCTGCGGGCGGGCGGCCTGGAGGTGACCGGCGTCCACGGTGCCGGGACCGGCACGGCGGCGGAGGCCGGCGACTGGGGCGAGGCGGAGGTGTTCGCCCTGGCACGGGCGGCCGACGCACCCGACGCCGAGGCGGTCCTGCTCCCCGACACCGCGCTGCACACGGTCGCGTACCTGCCCGCCCTGGAGAAGGAACTCGGCAAGCCGGTCCTCACCGCCAACCAGGTCACGGTGTGGGAGGCCCTGCGCCTCGCGGACCGCCGCGTGAACGCACCGGGGCTCGGCGCGCTGTTCACCCGCGAACCGCCCGTCCAGGTCTGA
- a CDS encoding LLM class flavin-dependent oxidoreductase, with amino-acid sequence MAADETASDVTAAADGIRGTAQGSAPAPLSVLDLVTVGSGHTATDALRTSVELARFTESRGFHRYWVAEHHSMPGVASSSPAVILAHLAAHTDRIRLGSGGVMLPNHAPLVIAEQFGTLEALAPRRIDLGLGRAPGTDGATAAALRRTATLHEGADDFPEQLAELTRFLDDDFPDGHRYRRIHAIPGPVQGTSPGGVQSPHRPPVWLLGSSGFSARLAGVLGLPFAFAHHFSAQNTVPALDLYRESFRPSEVLAEPYALIGVSVLAVDDEREARRQVLATGLNMVRLRGGRPGLFPSPEEAEAHEFSPLEREFVDSWGANIISGTADEVRTGLDDLHKRTGADELMLTSHAHRGELRLRSYELVADAYGLPTA; translated from the coding sequence GTGGCGGCAGACGAGACGGCGAGCGATGTGACGGCGGCGGCGGACGGGATCCGGGGCACGGCACAGGGCAGCGCCCCGGCGCCCCTGTCCGTCCTGGACCTCGTCACCGTCGGCTCCGGTCACACCGCCACCGACGCCCTGCGCACCAGCGTCGAGCTCGCGCGGTTCACCGAGTCGCGCGGCTTCCACCGCTACTGGGTCGCCGAGCACCACTCGATGCCGGGCGTCGCCTCCTCCTCGCCCGCGGTGATCCTCGCCCACCTCGCCGCCCACACCGACCGCATCCGGCTCGGCTCGGGCGGCGTGATGCTGCCCAACCACGCGCCCCTCGTCATCGCGGAGCAGTTCGGCACCCTGGAGGCGCTGGCCCCGCGCCGCATCGACCTCGGCCTCGGCCGCGCACCGGGCACGGACGGCGCCACCGCCGCCGCCCTGCGCAGGACCGCCACCCTCCACGAGGGCGCCGACGACTTCCCCGAGCAGCTCGCCGAACTCACCCGTTTCCTGGACGACGACTTCCCCGACGGTCACCGCTACCGACGGATCCACGCGATCCCCGGCCCGGTCCAGGGCACGTCCCCCGGCGGGGTGCAGTCGCCGCACCGGCCGCCCGTCTGGCTGCTCGGCTCCTCCGGCTTCAGCGCCCGGCTGGCCGGCGTGCTCGGTCTGCCCTTCGCCTTCGCGCACCACTTCTCGGCGCAGAACACCGTCCCGGCCCTCGACCTGTACCGCGAGTCCTTCCGGCCGTCCGAGGTGCTCGCCGAACCGTACGCGCTGATCGGCGTCTCCGTGCTCGCCGTCGACGACGAGCGGGAGGCCCGCCGTCAGGTCCTGGCCACCGGCCTCAACATGGTCCGGCTGCGCGGCGGCCGTCCCGGTCTGTTCCCCTCCCCCGAGGAGGCGGAGGCGCACGAGTTCAGCCCGTTGGAGAGGGAGTTCGTCGACTCCTGGGGCGCGAACATCATCAGCGGCACGGCCGACGAGGTCCGCACCGGCCTCGACGACCTCCACAAGCGCACCGGCGCCGACGAGCTGATGCTCACCAGCCACGCCCACCGCGGTGAGCTGCGTCTGCGCTCCTACGAACTGGTCGCCGACGCCTACGGGTTGCCGACGGCGTAG
- a CDS encoding putative bifunctional diguanylate cyclase/phosphodiesterase, which produces MSGTSEGSTPAADLERSAVTESDIESTGSGAQVNRPAAYRSVFTAAPLAMAVVDGEGRIVDANDALGALLGGASAGLAGRVAADLLDLTSDARTGHAYREVLRGRRAKLRCTRRLKQPDGRSLWAQVTVRPLDEGVPGVLLSVADVSAHRDLQARLRHLQMHDPVTRLPNRTLFFERVSAALEAEAYEQSGSGRIGLCYLDLDGFKAVNDTLGHRVGDLLLTAVAERLTECAEEAGRTRPSLPLVARLGGDEFALLVEDSTGTEQLADLAESVLKALQAPFDLAGHRLNVSASIGVVERHAAGTTATGLMQAADTTLYWAKVDGKDRWTLFDPERNAHLMTRQALASTLRPAIERGEFRLEYQPLVGMSDGRLRGVEALVRWDHPRFGLLSPNRFVALAEEDGSIVPLGRWVLATACRQARRWQLDNPDDPPLFVSVNVAVRQVWDSDLVADVAEILAETGLAPHLLQLELTESAVMGSAGRPLQALQALSDMGVGIAIDDFGTGYSNLAYLSRLPVSVLKLDGSFVRGFQYEGAGSPPNPADQVVVEAMIDLAHRLGLTVTAECVETSAQATRLRSIGCDTGQGWLYSRPVSPDRISELLGTESGTETYAVGNP; this is translated from the coding sequence GTGAGCGGAACGTCCGAAGGGTCGACGCCCGCGGCAGACCTCGAGCGGTCAGCCGTCACAGAGAGTGACATCGAGAGTACGGGAAGCGGGGCCCAGGTCAACCGGCCGGCGGCATACCGTTCCGTCTTCACGGCGGCGCCCCTCGCCATGGCGGTGGTCGACGGCGAGGGCCGCATCGTCGACGCCAACGACGCGCTCGGCGCGCTGCTCGGCGGCGCGAGCGCGGGCCTGGCCGGACGGGTCGCCGCCGACCTGCTGGACCTGACCTCCGACGCCCGTACCGGGCACGCCTACCGCGAGGTGCTGCGCGGCCGCCGGGCGAAGCTGCGCTGCACCCGACGCCTGAAGCAGCCCGACGGGCGCTCGCTGTGGGCGCAGGTCACCGTCCGCCCCCTCGACGAGGGCGTGCCGGGAGTCCTGCTGTCCGTCGCCGACGTCAGCGCACACCGTGACCTCCAGGCGAGGCTGCGGCACCTCCAGATGCACGATCCGGTGACCCGGCTGCCCAACCGGACCCTGTTCTTCGAGCGGGTGTCCGCCGCGCTGGAGGCCGAGGCCTACGAGCAGAGCGGGAGCGGCCGGATCGGCCTGTGCTACCTGGACCTGGACGGCTTCAAGGCGGTCAACGACACGCTCGGTCACCGGGTCGGCGACCTGCTGCTGACGGCCGTCGCCGAACGGCTGACGGAGTGCGCCGAGGAGGCCGGGCGGACCCGGCCCAGCCTGCCGCTGGTGGCCCGGCTGGGCGGCGACGAGTTCGCCCTGCTGGTCGAGGACTCCACCGGAACCGAGCAGCTCGCCGACCTCGCGGAGTCCGTGCTCAAGGCGCTCCAGGCCCCCTTCGACCTGGCCGGACACCGGCTGAACGTCTCGGCGTCCATCGGGGTCGTGGAACGGCACGCGGCCGGCACCACGGCGACCGGTCTGATGCAGGCCGCCGACACGACCCTGTACTGGGCGAAGGTGGACGGCAAGGACCGCTGGACGCTGTTCGACCCCGAGCGCAACGCCCATCTGATGACCCGGCAGGCCCTGGCCTCCACGCTCCGGCCCGCGATCGAGCGCGGCGAGTTCCGTCTCGAATACCAGCCGCTGGTCGGCATGTCGGACGGCCGGCTGCGCGGTGTGGAGGCGCTGGTCCGCTGGGACCACCCGCGGTTCGGACTGCTGTCGCCGAATCGGTTCGTCGCGCTGGCCGAGGAGGACGGCTCGATCGTGCCGCTCGGCCGATGGGTTCTGGCCACCGCCTGCCGGCAGGCCCGGCGGTGGCAGCTGGACAATCCGGACGATCCGCCGCTGTTCGTCAGCGTCAACGTGGCGGTGCGTCAGGTGTGGGACTCCGACCTGGTGGCGGATGTGGCGGAGATCCTCGCCGAGACGGGGCTCGCGCCGCACCTGCTCCAGCTGGAGCTCACCGAGTCGGCCGTGATGGGCTCGGCCGGCCGGCCGCTCCAGGCGCTCCAGGCGCTCAGCGACATGGGCGTGGGCATCGCCATCGACGACTTCGGCACCGGCTACTCCAACCTCGCCTATCTGAGCCGGCTGCCGGTGTCGGTGCTGAAGCTCGACGGGTCCTTCGTGCGGGGCTTCCAGTACGAGGGCGCGGGCTCCCCGCCCAACCCCGCCGACCAGGTCGTCGTCGAGGCGATGATCGACCTGGCCCACCGGCTGGGGCTGACCGTCACCGCCGAGTGCGTGGAGACCTCCGCGCAGGCGACCCGGCTGCGCAGCATCGGCTGCGACACCGGGCAGGGGTGGCTGTACTCCCGGCCGGTGTCGCCGGACCGCATCTCCGAACTGCTCGGGACCGAGTCCGGAACCGAGACCTACGCCGTCGGCAACCCGTAG
- a CDS encoding M6 family metalloprotease domain-containing protein, which translates to MRLIPRPRPRSLAAVFTTLSALVANSLVSGPSVAEPFSAAPCALTRTAAHHSEGVDTWNAAYPRPTRTLDAVMVFLSFPDRAPMTSPAELAADHFPATSRFFRQASYGRFTLNARPLKHWIRMPKPSTAYAIQRDWKAESRAAYLHDALAVADPHVDFSRYDVVYFVADPDAPGVDSDATKVVNLDTPLHADGTDIRRVVTVFEQHPPDRLVLAHETGHVFDLPDLYHRPADGKGDWDTYVGDWDLMGSQFGLAPDLFAWHKWKLGWLDPRQVVCVRGPGPTRLTLEPLSAAPGGPATRAAGAPAFGLGDGVKLAVVRTGPESALAFEARGPAGNDGEACRSGVLVYRVSSGARSGRGPVEVIDAHPGTEACWENSVYPPLADAPVALGESFTVPGNGVRVDVEGRTGSGEWTVKITPGKKL; encoded by the coding sequence CTGCGACTGATCCCGCGCCCCCGACCGCGCAGTCTGGCGGCCGTGTTCACCACCCTGTCGGCACTGGTCGCGAACTCCCTCGTCAGCGGACCCTCGGTCGCCGAGCCCTTCTCCGCCGCCCCGTGCGCCCTGACCCGCACAGCGGCCCACCACTCGGAGGGCGTCGACACCTGGAACGCCGCCTACCCCCGCCCGACCCGCACCCTCGACGCGGTGATGGTCTTCCTGTCCTTCCCGGACCGGGCCCCGATGACGTCCCCCGCCGAGCTGGCCGCCGACCACTTCCCGGCCACCAGCCGCTTCTTCCGCCAGGCGTCCTACGGCAGGTTCACCCTGAACGCGCGCCCGCTGAAGCACTGGATCCGCATGCCGAAGCCGTCCACCGCCTACGCCATACAGCGCGACTGGAAGGCCGAGAGCCGGGCCGCCTATCTGCACGACGCGCTCGCCGTGGCCGACCCCCACGTCGACTTCTCCCGCTACGACGTCGTCTACTTCGTGGCCGACCCGGACGCGCCGGGCGTCGACTCGGACGCGACGAAGGTCGTCAACCTCGACACCCCGCTGCACGCCGACGGCACCGACATCCGACGGGTCGTCACGGTGTTCGAGCAGCACCCCCCGGACCGCCTCGTCCTCGCCCACGAGACCGGCCACGTCTTCGACCTGCCCGACCTCTACCACCGCCCCGCCGACGGAAAGGGCGACTGGGACACCTACGTCGGTGACTGGGACCTGATGGGCAGCCAGTTCGGCCTCGCCCCGGACCTGTTCGCCTGGCACAAGTGGAAGCTGGGCTGGCTGGATCCGCGCCAGGTGGTGTGTGTACGGGGTCCGGGACCGACCCGGCTGACCCTGGAGCCGCTGAGTGCCGCACCGGGCGGGCCGGCCACCCGCGCCGCCGGGGCGCCGGCCTTCGGGCTAGGCGACGGCGTCAAGCTCGCGGTGGTGCGCACCGGTCCCGAGAGCGCGCTCGCCTTCGAGGCCCGCGGCCCGGCGGGCAACGACGGGGAGGCCTGCCGCAGCGGCGTCCTCGTCTACCGCGTCAGCAGCGGCGCCCGGTCCGGCCGCGGTCCGGTCGAGGTGATCGACGCGCACCCGGGCACCGAGGCCTGCTGGGAGAACTCCGTCTACCCGCCCCTCGCGGACGCCCCGGTCGCCCTCGGCGAGAGCTTCACCGTGCCGGGCAACGGCGTACGGGTGGACGTGGAGGGGCGCACGGGCTCCGGGGAGTGGACGGTGAAGATCACGCCCGGGAAGAAGCTGTGA
- a CDS encoding bifunctional DNA primase/polymerase, with translation MSSACDDEPIGVTPDGAAWLASAGTYPRSTLALWQERPDAPVVLPCGSVFDIVSAPALFGRLMLDRLWGEGPGSGPVAAFRGRTLLFAAPGTAQRLPSLLEWEEWSADGRPDGRTATVPPLLCHGTGDAVTVPALTPGQSGASTRWMVAPDTRHPWLPGPEILLWAAVRAARSAVRISISPPQDQDAKVYDVSRRR, from the coding sequence ATGAGCAGCGCATGCGACGACGAACCCATCGGTGTCACCCCGGACGGCGCCGCCTGGCTGGCCTCCGCCGGAACGTATCCGCGCAGCACGCTCGCCCTGTGGCAGGAGCGGCCGGACGCCCCGGTGGTGCTGCCGTGCGGCTCGGTCTTCGACATCGTCAGCGCGCCGGCCTTGTTCGGGCGGCTGATGCTGGACCGGCTGTGGGGCGAGGGGCCGGGCTCGGGACCGGTGGCCGCGTTCCGCGGGCGGACGCTGCTGTTCGCCGCCCCGGGTACGGCCCAGCGGCTGCCCTCGCTGCTGGAATGGGAGGAGTGGAGTGCCGACGGCCGACCGGACGGCCGTACCGCCACGGTGCCGCCGCTGCTGTGCCACGGCACGGGTGACGCGGTGACCGTGCCCGCGCTCACCCCCGGGCAGAGCGGTGCGTCGACGCGCTGGATGGTCGCCCCCGACACCCGTCATCCGTGGCTGCCGGGCCCGGAGATTCTGCTGTGGGCGGCCGTCCGGGCGGCCCGTTCGGCGGTGCGGATTTCGATTTCTCCTCCCCAGGATCAGGATGCTAAGGTCTACGACGTCAGCAGGCGCCGCTAG
- a CDS encoding AAA family ATPase — translation MTTEAAVDPGTAATRATDAILRDTLHGTARGVVVDSPPGAGKSTLVVRAALELAEAGRPLMVVAQTNAQVDDLVVRLAVKNPELPVGRLHSSDADPYDKVLDELPGVRKSAKAADLAGLPVVISTAAKWAHVKVDEPWRHAIVDEAYQMRSDGLLAVAGLFERALFVGDPGQLDPFSIVGGEQWAGLSYDPSASAVTTLLAHNPELPQHRLPVSWRLPASAAPLVSDAFYPYTPFRSGTGHGDRRLSFAVPPDGSGTDRVIDEAAESGWGLLELPARHTPRTDPEAVRAVATVVRRLLDRGGAATSEQSPDPTPLTADRVAVGTAHRDQAAAVRAALAELGVPAVTVDTANRLQGMEFDVTVILHPLSGRPDATAFHLETGRLCVLASRHRHACVVVCRAGVGDLLDAYPSTEPVQLGTLVKFPDGWEANHAVLAHLAEHRVAWKP, via the coding sequence GTGACCACCGAGGCCGCCGTCGACCCCGGTACCGCCGCCACGCGCGCCACCGACGCGATCCTGCGCGACACGCTGCACGGCACCGCGCGCGGGGTGGTCGTCGACTCCCCGCCCGGCGCGGGCAAGTCGACGCTCGTCGTCCGCGCGGCGCTGGAACTCGCCGAGGCGGGGCGGCCCCTGATGGTGGTCGCGCAGACCAACGCGCAGGTCGACGATCTGGTCGTGCGGCTCGCCGTGAAGAACCCCGAGCTGCCGGTGGGCCGGCTCCACAGCAGCGACGCCGACCCGTACGACAAGGTGCTCGACGAGCTGCCCGGCGTCAGGAAGTCGGCGAAGGCGGCGGACCTGGCGGGTCTGCCGGTGGTGATCTCGACCGCCGCCAAGTGGGCGCATGTGAAGGTCGACGAGCCGTGGCGGCACGCGATCGTGGACGAGGCGTACCAGATGCGGTCGGACGGGCTGCTGGCCGTGGCCGGGCTGTTCGAGCGGGCGCTGTTCGTGGGCGACCCGGGGCAGCTGGACCCGTTCTCCATCGTGGGCGGCGAGCAGTGGGCGGGACTGTCGTACGACCCGTCCGCCTCGGCGGTGACCACCCTGCTCGCGCACAACCCCGAGCTGCCGCAGCACCGGCTGCCGGTCTCCTGGCGGCTCCCGGCGTCGGCCGCGCCCCTGGTCTCGGACGCGTTCTACCCGTACACCCCGTTCCGCAGCGGCACCGGGCACGGAGACCGGCGGCTGTCCTTCGCCGTGCCCCCGGACGGCTCCGGCACCGACCGGGTCATCGACGAGGCGGCGGAGTCGGGCTGGGGCCTGCTGGAGCTGCCCGCCCGGCACACGCCCCGGACCGACCCGGAGGCGGTGCGGGCCGTCGCGACGGTCGTACGGCGACTGCTGGACCGGGGCGGCGCCGCCACCTCCGAGCAGTCTCCCGACCCGACCCCGCTGACCGCCGACCGGGTGGCCGTCGGGACGGCGCACCGCGACCAGGCGGCGGCGGTGCGGGCTGCGCTGGCGGAGCTGGGCGTCCCGGCGGTGACGGTGGACACGGCGAACCGGCTCCAGGGCATGGAGTTCGACGTCACGGTGATCCTCCACCCGCTCTCCGGCCGTCCCGACGCGACCGCCTTCCACCTGGAGACGGGCCGCCTGTGCGTCCTCGCCTCCCGCCACCGGCACGCCTGCGTGGTGGTGTGCCGGGCCGGCGTGGGCGACCTGCTCGACGCCTACCCCTCGACGGAACCGGTCCAGCTGGGGACCCTCGTGAAGTTCCCGGACGGCTGGGAGGCGAACCACGCGGTCCTGGCACACCTCGCCGAACACCGGGTGGCCTGGAAGCCGTGA
- a CDS encoding phosphatase PAP2 family protein: MPQTETPGTEAAPRTRLRWWTELPLILLVYACYSGGRLLARGDVTTAVDHGLAILRIEKFLHINAEHPLNRLFRTQAWIGVPADFWYASLHYVVTPVILVWLFRSRALHYRAARTWLMTSTFMGLIGFTLLPTCPPRLLSAGHGFVDTMAQYSSYGWWGGEASAPRGMGGMTNQYAAMPSLHVGWALWCGVMLWRHGGTRAAKTAGVVYPLVTTLVVMGTANHYFLDAVAGAAVMGLGLLLAPLVMRGADRARGYFTARVPLVAAASTAPSAPIVSGGCQTSTGERIPRQRDARFGPGAEPGASPSDAGDGAPAAAR, from the coding sequence ATGCCGCAGACCGAGACACCAGGCACCGAGGCGGCCCCGCGGACGCGGCTGCGCTGGTGGACCGAGCTGCCTCTGATCCTGCTGGTGTACGCCTGCTACTCCGGGGGCCGGCTGCTCGCGCGCGGCGACGTGACCACCGCCGTCGACCACGGCCTGGCGATCCTGCGGATCGAGAAGTTCCTGCACATCAACGCCGAGCACCCGCTGAACCGGCTGTTCAGGACCCAGGCGTGGATAGGCGTGCCGGCCGACTTCTGGTACGCGTCGCTGCACTACGTGGTGACGCCCGTGATCCTGGTCTGGCTGTTCCGGTCGCGGGCCCTGCACTACCGGGCGGCCCGCACCTGGCTGATGACCTCCACCTTCATGGGCCTCATCGGCTTCACACTGCTGCCCACCTGCCCGCCCCGGCTGCTGTCGGCGGGCCACGGCTTCGTGGACACCATGGCCCAGTACAGCTCGTACGGCTGGTGGGGCGGCGAGGCGAGCGCGCCGCGCGGCATGGGCGGCATGACCAACCAGTACGCGGCCATGCCCAGCCTGCACGTCGGCTGGGCCCTGTGGTGCGGCGTCATGCTGTGGCGCCACGGCGGCACACGCGCGGCGAAGACGGCGGGCGTCGTCTACCCGCTGGTGACGACGCTCGTGGTGATGGGCACCGCCAACCACTACTTCCTCGACGCGGTCGCGGGCGCGGCCGTGATGGGCCTCGGGCTGCTGCTGGCCCCCTTGGTGATGCGCGGTGCGGACCGCGCCCGGGGATACTTCACGGCCCGTGTCCCGCTGGTCGCGGCGGCCTCCACGGCCCCATCGGCCCCGATTGTCAGTGGCGGGTGCCAGACTTCGACGGGTGAGCGAATTCCACGGCAGCGCGATGCACGGTTCGGCCCCGGAGCCGAGCCGGGTGCCTCCCCCTCGGACGCGGGGGACGGCGCTCCGGCAGCGGCTCGCTGA